The genomic segment AGCATATTTAGAGCTTGTATTattaaaaaacataaaatactgtcAAATAGCATCATCCCGtaaaaaatgagaaaaatattGTGATATGATATCTGGCCATATCGCCCAGACATATTTTCTCTGCAGTATAGTAATGGTGCAATCATAACGGTCACGAATCTGCACTCGCTTTTTTCTCTAGGGCACTTGGAAATAGTGGTACAGCGACAAATAAAAATTCCAGTTCGCACAGAAAAATATTTAGGAGCATATACAACCACAATTGTCACAATTTAGAGCCCTGTTTACACCTCCAGACCCCAGTCCAGAGATCACACCACTAGGCATACTTAAcagtagtctggtcccagatctgtttgtgctgtatagccaacttCTATGGTCATTGgcatgaccataggagttggcaagaccacacaaacagatctgagatcaGCACTGTCATATTTGAACTAATTCTCTACTGAAGTAACACTAGCCCCATCAAAGAATAAAAGACTAATTCCTCTATCTCTTTTCTTGTCTTCCCAGGTGTAAagcgggggaggaggaggtgaagaaatGCACCCCCATCTCCAACACTGCGTGTAGGAAACGAGACATCTCCACTACCCTCCACCCGATTGTCATCCCCACCCCCGCCCCCATCTCTGCAGAGACCATAGGTAGGTCTATataagcagtggtggaaaagggACTCAAAGCCATACTTGAGTttgaagtaaagataccttaatagaaaatgaaatactaaagtatttggttttaaatatacttaagtatcaaacgtaaaagtatgaatcatttcaaattccttatattatgcaaaccagacagcacaaattgtattttatttcttatttacggatagccaggggcacactccaacactaagaaattaatttacaaatgaagcatttgtgtttagtgagtccgccagatcagaggcagtagggttgaccaagtatgttctcttgataagtggatGAATTGGACcgttttcctgtcaaaatgtaacaagtacttttgggtgttagggaaaatatatgcagtaaaaagtacattattttctttagtaatgtattgaagtaaaagtaaaagttgtcaaaaatataaatagtcaagtaaagtacagataccccaaaaaactacttaagtagtactttaatgtATTTTTACGTAAGTAGTTTACTCCACTGTACATAAGTCTTTATAGCTCTGTTTTATAGGCTCTGAATCATTTTTATTGAGGACCAATCAAATAAAGAGAATGAACAGCATACAATTGATGTCATATGCTCATCATGATGAGACATGATTCTAAATCGGTGCTATTCAAACTCGGGGTTGCGACCACTAGTGGAGTCTCGGGGGAATTGCAGTGGGGTCGCCCCAaacatatttgtattattttatgtacaccaaattaagagtacagattattgtatgggaTAATATGCAAATGTTTTTGAGAAAGATAATTTGAAAAATACAATTATAttgagtcagtgtatttattgttttcttttcattttgataagagataaaaatgcaatgaattgaaggtcatttgttgatttaaaaatcTGAATATACAGATTTAAAGTTGTGTCATTAGATTTGGGTTGGGGTCGCAAGGAATTCTTGTCGAAAAAATGGGGTCCCCGCTGAAAATGTTTGAATACCAATGTTCTAAGTGGTTGTTTCCTCATTTCCCCTTCCCAAAAGTTACGCCATTGGTCATTCTGCTCttgctcttcctcctcttcatcggGATTGGTGTGTGGCTTTGGATCAAGAGGCCATGTACATTTCGGCCAGGTGAGTAACCAAAATAAATGTTCCTTGCCACTCCTGTGTATTGAAATACATATTGATTCAAAATATTGTAGATTGGTTCTCTAATAGTTCTCTTTGTGTTTTAGTTTGTCTCTCAGGTTCAGACAGTCGCTGTGACTCCAGTGACATTGTGAAGATTGCCATTGTAAGTTTTCCCATCTCTATCCCTTTATGCTATTGGGGTTATGTTATATATCGTCAGTGTAGATCAATATATGTCTGTTGGATTGATATGAATCTCTGGTGGTGAATTTTTTAAATTTGTCGTCTCAGAGTGTACTTTGATCTGCTAAGTGAACTTCCATGCTTCACACTCGCTCTCCATGCCGTctccttatctccctcaccacctctctctctctctctctctctctctctctctgtctctctctctctctctctctccctcaccacctctctctctctctctctctatgtctctgtctctctctctctctctctctctctctccctcaccacctctctctctctctctctctctctgtctcgtcctctctttctctctctcgtgtgctctatctctctctctctctctctctctctctctctctctctctctctctctctctctctctctctctctctctctctctctctctctctgtctctctctctctctctctctctatctctctctctctctctctctctctctccctcaccacctctctctctctctctctctctgtctcttttctctctctctctctctctcctctctctctctctctctctctctctctctctcctctctctctctctctctctctctctctgtctcgtcctctctttctctctctcgcgtgctctatctctctctctctctctccctcactacctctctctctctgtctcgtcctctctttctctctctcgcgtgctctatctctctctctctcttactccctctctttaTTTATCTCTCCCTCAGGGTGAGAGTGGACCCacagcagaggagagacagaacagccaGAATGCTggcctggagggggaggggggggaggaggtcCGTCCCGAGTCACGTCCCCTGCTGCAGGAGACCCAGGGCGGCCTGATCAAGGCCTCCCATCCCCTGGGATTGGGGGAGGATGAGGACCGGGGCCTGGGCGACAGCCTGCCCAACACCACCAGCTCCTCCCAGACCAGCCTGTCGGCCCTGCCCACCGCCGGGGCAGCCTCGTCGGGCAGCTCCCCCCGACACAGCCCCTCCGCCCAGAGACTGCAGCCCACAGCCAGGGTGAGTGAGGCAGGGGTGTTGTGAAGTAGGAGAGCTTGAGGGATATGGGGGCAGAGGAGGTTAGACGAGGACCAGAGCCAGAGAGGGGGGAATGTAGGGGATACAGTTATAGCAGGAGGGGGGAACAGAGGGCAGGGACCCTGGGGCTAGGTTTGGCCTAGGACACAAAACCACACAAACCCTACGTGCACCAGATCATGTGAGCACAACTTCAGTTCTAGAGGGCAGAGACTGGAGTTGTGCATTCCTGCAACAGACACGTCCTAATAAGTGGAATAACATTATCAAAGTTTTCAGTATTTTAACCAAGGCAGACTTTCATAATACTAATACTGTTTGACATATTTCTAAACGGATAACAGATTTGTCCCTGGTGTCCCCTGGTGGTCTTAGAAGGGCTGTGGTTATAACTCTTGTTTTTCCTTCTGTTGCGTTTCAGGATGATCCTCTGCAGAAGAGACTGGTGTCCCTGATAGGTAAGAGACCCCACACAGAGCTGGAGGGTGGGCCGGGTGCTAGTAGGGAGgggttccacacacacaccataaacaaCACATTCATCCTGTCCTGACGGGTCTGTTTAGAAGAGAGAATTTTTACTGAACGGTCAGATAGAAATCTATTGGGTAGAACAAATACTGTGTGATTGTCAGGTAAATAGGGTGTACTAGTTTACATTTCTATATGCAAGGTTTGGAGCGTTTCACCTCACTGAATACACCCCATAGAGATGGAATACCGTTGAGTTAAAGTCAGGCCTcagaaaatcaaatcaatcatGAATTTGATCCATTATTTAATTATGGATTTTATATGTGGTCCTTTCATCCTACGATTTTAATTGGATGAATAGAGACTCCTATAAGGTATTTAACTAGTAGAGTGTGTGCTACTGAACTATATTAGTATGTATTCAATGTAGCTTGGCTTTGTTTGTTTCTCTCCCTGAAGTAAATTCTGTGTGCTTATTTACTGACGGCTCCACGTTTAAACCTCGTTACCTTGTGTTCAGTGGTTGATTGCTTTATGAGTTAACTCTCCGGCACTATAAGGTTAGCAACAATTTACAATTTGGACCCTAACAAGGAGCTCTTTTGTAAGGCTGAGAAAATGGACAAAATGTGACAGGGGAAGCACACTGCCTGAACAGACCCCTACAgataattttttttatatatttttaaagttttttatttaacctttatttaactaggcaagttagttaagaacaaattcttatttacaatgacagcctacactggccaaacccagacaacgctgggccaattgtgcaccgccctatgggactaccaatcacagctggttatgatacagcctggatttgaacaagtgtgtctgtagtgacgcctctagcgctaagatgcagtgtcttagaccactgtgccactcaggaccCCAATACACAAATGTACAGATAAAAAGGACAACTTAACATTCCACAAACATAGACCCAAAACTAGACATGACATTGGCTGGGACCAAACTTAACATTCCACAAACATAGACCCAAAACTAGACATGACATTGGCTGGGACCAAAACTAGACATGACATTGGCTGGGACCAAACTTCAACATAAAGAAAAAAGACGAATAAAGACAAAACCaccaatttacatacatttacacaAACATTCTTGACCGCCACAGATTCTTAAATAGATAATAGTTGAtgcggagcaccattaaatcagtGCAGGACTGTACATGTTTGTCTATAGAAAGCTCTCTTATTGTTGTTTTGGCTGCTtacctttttaaaatgtattatttaaagTGCAATAATAATTCAAAGGAAATATCATGACAAAGAGTTATGTTTTCTAAGACAATGGCTGGGAGTTTTTCTCCTGATGACTGGTTCAGGAAAAAAGTTTGAATCTTAGTTAGTGTCTATAACTAGAGCCCATATTTTCTTGGTGGTCAGGAAAAGAGGAAAAACTCCCCTATTTCTGATATCAGCAACAATGAACCAAGGTAccatttctcctttctctccccaggGGATGAGACGTCCCTGAAGAAGAGCTTTGACCTCTTCGATGAGTGCCTGGACGTGCGGATCCACAACAAGTTTTTCCGCTACATCGGCGTCCATGACAACCACATCAAGATGGCAGAGAGTGCCCCCCCTAGCGACAAGGTGTATGACCTGCTGAAGAACTGGATGCAGAAGGAGGGCCTGAAAGCGGACATCAACTCCCTGCTCCAGGCCCTTCTCAGTCTGGACCAGAGGCGCTCCGCTGAGAGCATTGCCttcgctgccatccagaagggcTACTACAAACATGCAGACATGCCCTGACACCCCCAGCCCACTGGGGGGCGCTGCCTCAGAGACGTGTGGATtgagattaaataaaaaaacattgatgAAAGACAACGTCAACTCTTATCGGCCTAATTGGCCTGATGTATTCTGCCTATATGCCTGTGCCTCTAAAACAACACCAATGGAGGAGTTGGAGATAAACAATGTTGTCTTTTGAATATCTGCCAATATGGTCTGGTGTATTTGGCCTAAAGGCCCGTGCTTTCTAAAACAAAATATGGGTCTGGAGCTCAGCTTTGACCTCCATGATTTTAcgccccaccccttctctctgaGCGACTGACATGGCTTATAGGCCAATACCGAACCCTGGGACAGGGACATACACTGGTTTGTAGGAGTGGCATTAGCTTGCGCGTTCCTATGCCCAGGCGTTGCTGACGCCTGCCAGATATTAcaatgcctggataggtattttaagtaTCAGCAAATCACAACATATGTTATACCAATCTGTCAGTCGATGACACAGTTGATGGcgtggcacgcaaccattggttggtGCATGTAACGTCTGAGCAAGGGAACGCAACCACTATGTCACTGATACTGCGTCTACTTGATGCACTGGCCTCTGGCACGTGTAGGGTTTAGAGATACAGGTAACAAATGCCCATATTAGGCAGAAGGTTATATGTTTGAAGTACAGGTAGAGATAGGCCATTTAAGCATAATGCTGTTaaaaattacagtaaaatacagatCATATTGTACTATGTTAGTTTAAAATGCAGGTTGGTATGAGTCATGACCATATTAGAAGTATTTTAGCCAAAGTTAGATATGGTCCATTTTAATATTTGCATATTTGTGTGTAAATATGTGTTATACGGTAGTCCATTACTGTTACTGTTTTGTTTTTTGAAGTTTCAGAATTCGTTTATGATTTAAAACGTGCCATAGGCTCATTTAAAGTGTATAAGTGCAGGCAAGGGcgaagatttttttttattttttttatgcaTAAATGACTAAACTGAATGTTTTATAGACTGCGTTTTTAGTTATTTCGTTTTTCAGTGTTGATGCGTTCTCACACAGCACTTGTTGGAAGGAGTTTCCGTAACTATTTCTTTTGTTAGTCAAATGTTTCTCAAACATTTCCCACAAACACTCAGAGCCCTCAAGGTTTCATAGCTGCTTTATTTATtgacatatttatttttttgactgAGATCAAATAGACAGACAGGAGTGGCTGACCTGCATTTGGGGTTCATCCTGTCCTGCTCGATGGCGCCCCACTGATTAAAGACTATGTTCAGTCAGTGCACATACTGTCAAAGAAGTtcatagttacagtatatatgcCATTTCTGCACATTATTCAGTCAAGGTGGTCATCATAAGGTCACTTTTGTAATTATGCTTAACTCAACATTTGTGGACTATTGAAAAGCGTTTTTCTCTCTGCCTGATTCACACTGTACTTTTCACATTGTCCAGTATAGCTCTGCCCGGgtttggctcagtagtgtgaaaagggtaatAATGTATTGATAAAAAGTTGGACTCCTTTATACATGTCAACAAAGACATGAATATACAGGTACGCAAAGCACGTTGTTTCTCATTGTTTGGCTCTGTCAAGAAGATGAAGGAAAGCTTTTCTGGATATTTAAGTccaagttattttttattttctgaaAAGTCCAAGTGTATTTCCTGTAGCATCCTTTGTACATACATTACCAAGAGTGGATTTATGTGcttcacattatatatatatagagagttttattaacaaaaaaaaaaagccttAAAGCTGAAGGAATACTAGTATATGATATCATACTATATATCATACTAAGTATGAGCACATTAAACTTGGTTTAGCCCCTTTTTCCCTCTAGTCTAGTGGCTACACTTATGTAAAAGAGCGAAGAatcctttttttttgttttttaagctGACAGATTTGAAGCTACAGTGCTGGCACTGCCATCTATTGACGGACAATGAAAAAACAGCCTGCATCAATTTCTAATTCTTCTTAATGCTTTTCTACCACCATTTTTTAACACACCTCTTCCATTATAATATTACCTTTGAGACGGCTTTTGGCTCTTTTTTTCATGAACTTTTAGGAGTTAGGATTATACATTGGCGTTCATATCATGTTTGCGCTGTGGCGGTCTCACACCTCACTTCTGTTTATTTAGTTGCATAGCTCAAAAAACATTTTCTCCCTTCGACAATTGTTTGCTAGTGTCTGGATTTCAGATAAGAATGTGTCAAAGCCATTGTGTTTGTTTAATGTCCGTTTGAAATAAACATTTTGTACAAATATCCCATCTTTGCCTTATGTATCGAATCTtgtattaaagggatagtttaccCAAATTATaaaatgacacattggtttccttaccctataAGCATAAGGTATAACAGCAattcatgctttggtttagtttccctggcaatATTTCCGCATGCTAACATTTTAGCacttgtggcacaaatcccattcaagtcattgGACTTGAaggcatggattgctgtcataccttgtccatagactgcttacagggtaaggaaaccaatatgtaatttgcATATTTTGTATTTCAAAACTGAATAACTTGAATAATTCATTCCAAATTATTTTAATACTTGCACTCAGTGGTTTTGTATATTACACAACAATGTGTGAAAGAATGGCGTATTAAGTATTTAAGAATATTGTTATATACTGAGAATTGATGAACTATTTGTTTCATAATTGCAATAAACTAGCTTGCTATTGTGTACTTGCTGGCGGCACAAGCAACACTGGTTAACATAATgtcctggaccagagctagtgtgcCAAAGAGTGCATTGAGATGGTGGGCAGATAAGATTGTCCCTTGactaatatatatatgtgtgtgtgtgtgtgtgtgtgtgtgtgtgtgtgtgtgtgtgtgtgtgtgtgtgtgtgtgtgtgtgtgtgtaacccctCCCCCAAAAAAGCAAATACCTTACTGTtgtactttaagacatggtcagtcaatccggaaaatttaaagaactttgaaagtggaaGTGCTGCAAACAATTTAGCTTAGGATTCTTTACACCATACACAGATGGGAGCTGTGGGTCTGATTGCAACGGATTCAAATGCATTTCAAATTGATCTTTACCACACAAGACAATCTTAGGGTCATCCTCACTGTAAACCGTCTGAGCATTAGACTCTTCAATCAAACAGAACAGTTCAtcaaatacacacagaccactagTTGCCTGGCAGGGAACAAGCCTTTTGTCCACCACGATGTAGTAGTTGTCCAATCTTGCTCCGTCTTCTTCCGACGGCTAGAGGGTAAGGCTGTCGACCATCAAGATGGTCAACAAGATGGTCTACAATGCTGCAGCATGACTGCAACACAAAGGGTTTTTTAAGTCACTCTCCACATGTTAAGACAAAGAGACAACCCAAAATAATGAATTACACACCAATTACTGTATCATCTTTCCTTATGAAAGTGCACTAGCCTGCCCACAGCATCACTGGCACTGATCTTGGTCCTCTTCCCTCCTGCTGGTGGTGGGAGGAgatgaagcagcagcagcagggaggACATATCCTTGTTCCAGTCTGAGGGCAAGAAAAGGCAAAACACCCCAAATCACAAAACAATATCACTGAGTTTGAAACATTGTGCTACTCACGAGATAATCCACTTACTGGTTTGCCTGTCATTCTCTGGCAGTTTTTCTGCAGACTTCAGGAGGCGACGCAAATCGGTGGTCATCGTCAGGGATTTTGTCAGTTTGATGACTTTGGGCTTCAATACAATGTCCCACTTTTCAAGGAGCTTAGAGGATGTTTCATCGTCGAACATCAGCAAAAGGTCCTGATTCACCTAAAACAAAGTGGATCAACTCAACTTCATGACCAACACAAAATCATGTTCTCAATCAGACaagtagcctactgttctgattcCAAGACATACTACATCACTCACCAATCCTTTGATGTCCAGAAACCTGGACATCAAACtggtcaccaaactgttcctggattgttgggagaagttgctctcggaggatgtgttggtaccattctttattcatggctgtgttcttaggcaaaattgtgagtgagcccactcccttggctgagaagcaaccccacacatgaatggtctcaggatgctttactgttggcatgacacaggactgatggtagcgctcaccttgtcttctctggacaagcttttttctggatgcctcAAACATTCGGAAAggagattcatcagagaaaatgactttacccaagGTCaacagcagtccaatccctgtaccttttgcagaatatcagtctgtccctgatggttTTCCTAGAGAcaagtggtttctttgctgcccttcttgacatcaggccatcctccaaaagtctttgcctcactgtgcgtgcagatgcactcacacctgcctgctgccattcctgagcaagctctgtactggtggtgccctgatcccgcagctgaatcaactttaggagacggtcctggcgcttgctggactttcttgggcgccctgaagccttcttcacaacaattgaaccgctctccttgaagttcttgatggtccgataaatggttgatttaggtgcaatcttactggcagcaatatccttgcctgtgaagccctttttgtgcaaagcaatgatgacggcacatgtttccttgcaggtaaccatggttgaccgaggaagaacaatgattccaagcaccaccctccttttgaagcttccagtct from the Oncorhynchus tshawytscha isolate Ot180627B linkage group LG33, Otsh_v2.0, whole genome shotgun sequence genome contains:
- the LOC112230781 gene encoding tumor necrosis factor receptor superfamily member 10A, with translation MNFNLTFIKSSVVVFLLCSWLVCCGAELNGVMATQWSGDDRNRTLQHKNCVENQQYLHQGLCCLNCQAGTFMLRACDRDMEQGTCMPCEHGLSYTEHSNGMNRCLPCTHCRMDQSQTVPCTSTADTQCQCQAGTFCVPEQACEVCKRCAKCKAGEEEVKKCTPISNTACRKRDISTTLHPIVIPTPAPISAETIVTPLVILLLLFLLFIGIGVWLWIKRPCTFRPVCLSGSDSRCDSSDIVKIAIGESGPTAEERQNSQNAGLEGEGGEEVRPESRPLLQETQGGLIKASHPLGLGEDEDRGLGDSLPNTTSSSQTSLSALPTAGAASSGSSPRHSPSAQRLQPTARDDPLQKRLVSLIGDETSLKKSFDLFDECLDVRIHNKFFRYIGVHDNHIKMAESAPPSDKVYDLLKNWMQKEGLKADINSLLQALLSLDQRRSAESIAFAAIQKGYYKHADMP